From Marivirga harenae, one genomic window encodes:
- a CDS encoding LytR/AlgR family response regulator transcription factor — MSEKLKILIVEDEMLIGANISLQLNELGYEVTGIIPRGEEALQQIEKNTPDIMLLDINLKGDLDGIETALTMQKTHDIPIIYLTANTDDAHFNRAKATKPFGFISKPFKKLDLQRTIELTINQMESKVKNNADLESQNNNSFLLSDCIFVRHLNSMVKVDIKDILYIEAERNYCRIFSNSKEYLVVMSLKEMDEKLPAKHFLRTHRSYIINLSQIKEIGNTHVVIGNKALPVTKSQKDELLKRIQTI, encoded by the coding sequence ATGAGCGAAAAGCTAAAAATATTAATCGTAGAAGATGAAATGCTAATTGGAGCAAACATTTCATTACAACTAAATGAATTAGGTTACGAGGTGACTGGAATCATTCCAAGGGGTGAAGAGGCTCTGCAACAGATAGAGAAAAACACCCCAGACATCATGTTGCTGGACATTAACCTTAAAGGAGATTTAGATGGAATTGAGACTGCTTTAACCATGCAAAAAACACATGATATTCCTATTATTTACTTGACGGCCAATACAGATGATGCGCATTTCAACAGAGCAAAAGCAACGAAACCATTCGGCTTTATCTCCAAGCCTTTTAAGAAATTAGATTTGCAACGGACCATTGAACTGACTATAAACCAAATGGAGTCGAAGGTCAAAAACAATGCTGATCTAGAATCTCAAAATAATAATTCCTTCCTTTTAAGTGATTGTATTTTTGTAAGGCATTTAAATTCAATGGTAAAGGTAGATATTAAGGATATCCTCTACATTGAAGCCGAACGAAACTACTGTCGCATTTTCTCTAATAGCAAAGAGTATTTGGTAGTTATGTCACTAAAAGAAATGGATGAAAAGCTTCCAGCTAAGCATTTTTTAAGAACTCACAGGTCGTACATTATTAACCTTTCTCAAATAAAAGAAATAGGTAACACACATGTAGTCATTGGGAACAAAGCACTTCCAGTTACTAAATCACAAAAAGATGAATTGCTAAAGCGCATTCAGACAATTTAG
- a CDS encoding alpha/beta hydrolase has protein sequence MRNIIIYLSIISLVILSSCSKELTSIPDKTSDEISETYEILKDVFYSSDAEQKMDIYLSKDAKSYRNNNYTIVFLHGGAYYLSDKTEEEIYIQPYLKKGLNVVNMNYRIKRGIPLATNDLTNALNYLKDQNSKYNLNLNNIILTGFSAGAQIASNVGLAQNNPSFPDKLDDGITIKGIINFSGPVDDLEVIEKIFIDYDYELFRKAGKALFPSEGYATKEVVAVYEPNTYFDENDPPIFLWHGGQDDQIPPSTFEEFTAKLRERKDVLTYVPDGKHSPNEEELEAAYAKIFVFLNDL, from the coding sequence ATGAGAAATATAATAATCTATTTGTCAATCATAAGCTTAGTGATTTTATCATCTTGTTCTAAAGAGTTGACTTCAATACCAGACAAGACAAGCGATGAAATTTCTGAGACTTACGAAATATTGAAAGATGTTTTCTACAGCTCAGATGCTGAACAAAAAATGGACATCTATCTTTCTAAAGACGCAAAATCTTACAGGAATAATAATTACACAATCGTTTTCCTCCATGGTGGAGCGTATTACTTAAGCGATAAAACTGAAGAGGAAATTTATATCCAACCCTACTTGAAAAAAGGTTTGAATGTGGTGAATATGAATTATCGAATTAAAAGGGGCATTCCGCTCGCTACAAACGATCTTACCAATGCCCTCAATTACCTAAAAGACCAAAACAGTAAGTATAATTTAAATTTAAACAACATCATCTTAACTGGTTTTTCTGCAGGTGCACAGATCGCATCAAATGTCGGTTTAGCTCAAAATAACCCCTCTTTTCCGGACAAACTAGATGATGGAATAACAATTAAGGGTATAATCAACTTTTCTGGTCCGGTAGATGATCTGGAAGTAATAGAAAAAATATTTATCGATTACGATTACGAACTATTCAGAAAGGCAGGGAAGGCACTATTCCCATCAGAAGGTTATGCAACAAAAGAAGTAGTGGCTGTTTATGAGCCTAATACTTATTTTGATGAAAATGACCCTCCCATTTTTTTATGGCATGGCGGGCAAGACGATCAAATTCCCCCTTCAACATTTGAGGAATTCACTGCAAAATTACGAGAGCGTAAAGATGTCCTAACTTACGTGCCTGATGGAAAACACAGTCCAAACGAGGAAGAATTAGAAGCTGCATACGCAAAAATATTCGTGTTTTTGAATGACTTGTAA
- a CDS encoding oxidoreductase, translating into MDEINNLPEQDGRNFIVTGANTGLGYENSLSLAKKGAKVIMACRSMNKANAAKDSIKEEVPTADLEVMEIDLSSLESVHNFAKSYQSKYDHLDVLINNAGVMMPPYTKTKDGYELQLQANFLGHFLLTGLLLDTVLKTPNSRIVTLSSIAHKSGKINFDDLQSEKKYSASDAYGQSKLACLMFTFELQRRLEKAGYENTISTASHPGIATTELARHMPKIVYSLLKYTVAPFLTHAPKEGAKPTLVAAIGDAEGGDYFGPTGFNEFKGKPGKVSSTDLAKDEDTANRLWEKSEELVGLKYL; encoded by the coding sequence ATGGACGAGATAAATAATTTACCAGAACAAGACGGACGGAACTTCATTGTGACTGGAGCAAATACTGGGCTAGGTTACGAGAACAGTTTATCTCTGGCGAAAAAAGGAGCTAAAGTGATAATGGCTTGCCGTAGCATGAATAAAGCCAATGCCGCTAAAGACAGCATAAAAGAGGAAGTTCCAACGGCAGACCTGGAAGTAATGGAGATCGACTTAAGTAGCTTAGAGTCAGTTCATAATTTTGCTAAATCCTATCAATCTAAATATGATCACCTAGACGTTTTAATTAATAATGCAGGAGTAATGATGCCACCCTACACAAAGACTAAAGATGGGTACGAACTTCAGCTGCAAGCCAATTTCCTTGGGCATTTCCTTCTCACAGGTTTGTTATTGGATACGGTCTTGAAAACACCGAATTCCAGAATCGTTACCTTAAGTTCTATTGCGCATAAAAGCGGTAAAATCAATTTTGACGACTTGCAAAGTGAAAAGAAATATTCGGCATCAGATGCATATGGGCAATCAAAGTTAGCTTGCTTGATGTTTACTTTTGAATTACAGAGGAGATTAGAGAAAGCAGGTTATGAAAATACAATCTCAACCGCATCACATCCAGGTATTGCCACTACTGAATTAGCGAGACATATGCCGAAAATAGTTTACTCACTTTTAAAATATACAGTGGCCCCTTTCCTCACGCATGCTCCAAAAGAAGGTGCTAAACCTACCCTTGTAGCAGCAATTGGCGATGCAGAAGGTGGTGATTATTTTGGTCCAACTGGGTTTAATGAGTTCAAAGGGAAGCCTGGTAAAGTGTCGAGCACGGACTTAGCAAAAGATGAGGATACTGCTAATCGACTGTGGGAAAAGTCGGAAGAGCTGGTGGGTTTGAAGTATTTATAG
- a CDS encoding ABC transporter ATP-binding protein — MLWVGKLIIDEIVLQINAKTEDMSQLWLFILLEFGLAIASDLLSRLTTHTDALLGDQYSIGSSVKIIKKTAQLTLSQLEDSEFYDKLERARQQTTGRVGLMSNILTQGQDIIVIASLLTGVVVFEPWLIILLVLSIIPTILNEIKFSGTSYSLARSWTQERRELDYLRYVGASDVTAKEVKLFGLSGYLADRFSVLSQQYYKESKKLSYQRATWGSFFNIISTCAYYGAYVLIVFRTVAGVLTIGDLTFLSGSFNRLRSKLQGLFIRFTAITERALYLQDYFEFLDLRTSYSSDQITETMKEENLPLPETIKEGFEFRNLGFKYPRSENWVIRNVSFQLKVGEKLALVGENGAGKSTLIKLLLQFYAPTEGEILLDGIPIHKFDAVEYHDRFGVIFQDFVKFDLSLRENIAVGEIEELENQDRLQKAAEKSLAEEVIQELPNGYDQKLGRRFRDGKDLSGGQWQKIAMARAYMKDADVLILDEPTSALDARAESETFDRFISLTEGKTAVIISHRFSTVRIADRIMVLKGGKVLEIGTHEELMANKQLYSELFNLQAAGYQ; from the coding sequence ATGCTTTGGGTCGGGAAGCTGATTATTGATGAAATCGTTTTGCAGATAAATGCCAAAACAGAAGACATGAGTCAGTTATGGTTGTTCATACTTCTTGAATTTGGTTTAGCGATTGCCTCTGATTTACTTAGCAGGCTTACTACTCATACAGATGCGCTTTTAGGAGATCAATATTCGATTGGCTCATCAGTAAAAATCATCAAAAAAACCGCCCAGCTCACGCTTTCGCAACTGGAAGATTCTGAATTTTATGACAAACTGGAACGGGCAAGACAGCAAACAACCGGTCGAGTAGGGCTAATGTCTAATATACTTACCCAAGGACAGGATATTATTGTAATTGCCTCCCTCCTTACTGGTGTCGTGGTATTTGAACCCTGGCTCATTATTTTATTGGTGCTGTCTATCATCCCTACAATATTAAATGAAATCAAGTTTAGCGGCACAAGCTATTCTCTAGCCAGAAGCTGGACGCAGGAGCGCAGAGAATTGGACTATCTCCGCTATGTAGGTGCAAGTGATGTCACAGCAAAAGAGGTCAAACTTTTTGGGCTCTCCGGCTACCTGGCAGATCGATTTAGCGTGCTATCTCAGCAATATTATAAAGAGAGCAAGAAGCTATCCTATCAACGTGCAACCTGGGGCTCCTTTTTCAACATTATCAGCACCTGTGCTTATTATGGTGCTTATGTACTTATTGTTTTCCGAACCGTTGCTGGCGTGCTCACCATAGGTGATCTTACCTTTCTGTCAGGCTCATTTAATCGTCTAAGAAGCAAGCTGCAAGGTCTGTTTATAAGATTCACAGCCATAACGGAGCGCGCCCTGTATTTACAAGATTATTTCGAGTTTCTGGATTTGCGGACTTCCTACAGCTCAGATCAGATCACTGAAACAATGAAAGAGGAAAACCTTCCTTTGCCTGAAACTATTAAAGAAGGTTTCGAATTTCGCAACCTTGGATTTAAATATCCTCGTTCAGAAAACTGGGTAATCCGAAACGTTAGCTTTCAACTAAAAGTTGGAGAAAAACTAGCGTTAGTTGGAGAAAACGGAGCAGGCAAATCAACACTCATTAAATTACTATTGCAATTTTATGCGCCCACGGAAGGAGAGATTCTACTTGATGGCATTCCAATTCATAAGTTTGATGCTGTCGAATATCACGATCGGTTTGGGGTTATTTTTCAGGATTTCGTGAAGTTTGACCTGAGCCTTCGAGAAAATATTGCAGTGGGTGAAATTGAAGAATTGGAAAATCAAGATCGACTTCAAAAGGCAGCAGAGAAGAGTCTTGCCGAGGAGGTCATTCAAGAGCTACCCAATGGCTATGATCAAAAATTAGGCAGGCGATTTAGAGATGGAAAAGATTTATCTGGAGGACAGTGGCAGAAAATTGCCATGGCTCGAGCTTATATGAAAGATGCAGACGTTCTGATTCTGGACGAACCGACTTCAGCACTGGATGCTAGAGCTGAATCAGAAACCTTTGATCGCTTTATCTCCTTGACGGAAGGCAAAACAGCGGTCATTATTTCCCATCGATTTAGTACCGTCCGGATTGCAGACCGTATCATGGTCCTCAAAGGAGGAAAGGTATTGGAGATTGGAACACACGAAGAATTGATGGCAAACAAGCAACTATATTCAGAATTATTTAATTTGCAGGCTGCTGGTTATCAATAA